The following are encoded in a window of Prochlorococcus marinus CUG1417 genomic DNA:
- the trpS gene encoding tryptophan--tRNA ligase produces MANKKRILSGVQPTGDLHIGNWLGAINNWVTLQEQYETFLCVVDLHAITASYNPKELSKNTISTAALYVACGIDPNICSIFVQSQISAHSELCWILNCMTPINWMERMIQFKEKSIQQGNNVSIGLFDYPILMAADILLYDADFVPVGEDQKQHLELARDIAQQRINARFSKDKNILKIPQPIIMKNGSKIMSLVDGSKKMSKSDPNEGSRINLLDPPEIITKKIKRAKSDSYIGIEFNNPERPESKNLLMIYSILSGKEISQCENEFLETGWGTFKKLITEQLIESLEPIQKKYKLLINDPYQLNKILNEGKEKAEDLANQTLKRVKSKLGFFEMEK; encoded by the coding sequence ATGGCAAATAAAAAAAGAATTCTTTCGGGAGTTCAACCAACTGGTGATTTACATATTGGGAATTGGCTTGGGGCCATAAATAATTGGGTTACGCTTCAAGAGCAATATGAAACATTTCTATGTGTAGTTGATTTGCACGCAATAACAGCCTCATATAATCCCAAAGAATTATCTAAGAACACTATCTCTACAGCGGCTTTGTACGTCGCTTGTGGGATAGATCCAAATATATGTTCAATTTTTGTCCAAAGTCAGATTTCAGCGCATTCAGAACTTTGTTGGATATTAAATTGCATGACCCCAATAAATTGGATGGAAAGAATGATTCAATTTAAAGAAAAATCCATACAACAAGGTAATAATGTATCTATTGGATTATTTGACTATCCAATACTTATGGCTGCAGACATCCTTCTTTATGATGCTGACTTCGTACCAGTAGGTGAGGATCAAAAACAACATCTTGAACTTGCGAGGGATATTGCACAACAGAGAATTAATGCCAGATTTAGTAAGGATAAAAATATTTTAAAGATCCCTCAACCAATCATCATGAAGAATGGTTCAAAAATAATGAGTTTAGTAGATGGTTCAAAAAAGATGAGCAAAAGTGATCCAAATGAGGGCAGTCGCATTAACTTATTAGATCCTCCTGAAATAATCACAAAAAAAATTAAAAGAGCAAAAAGTGACAGTTATATTGGAATTGAATTTAACAACCCAGAGAGACCAGAATCTAAAAATCTTTTGATGATTTATTCAATATTATCTGGCAAAGAAATTTCTCAATGTGAAAATGAATTCTTAGAGACTGGATGGGGGACATTTAAAAAATTAATTACCGAACAACTTATTGAATCACTAGAACCTATTCAGAAAAAATATAAATTATTAATTAATGATCCCTATCAACTAAATAAAATCCTTAATGAAGGGAAGGAAAAAGCTGAAGATTTAGCGAATCAGACTTTAAAAAGAGTTAAATCAAAATTGGGATTTTTTGAAATGGAGAAATAG
- a CDS encoding DUF760 domain-containing protein, with the protein MFNPEFLATENNDPNDENDLIQYLQKQSPEVLQRVAKSASEDIQEIIRHNVQGLLGMLPSDQFDVKITSSKDNIANLLSSAMMTGYFLRQMEQRKELEQTLKNDENMSIEE; encoded by the coding sequence ATGTTTAATCCAGAATTTCTTGCTACTGAAAATAATGATCCAAACGATGAGAATGATTTAATCCAATATTTACAAAAACAATCTCCAGAAGTTTTGCAAAGAGTAGCAAAATCAGCTAGTGAAGATATTCAAGAAATTATTAGGCATAATGTTCAAGGCCTTCTTGGAATGCTTCCTTCAGATCAATTTGATGTAAAAATAACATCTTCAAAAGACAATATTGCTAATTTATTATCTTCTGCAATGATGACAGGATATTTCTTAAGACAAATGGAGCAAAGAAAAGAGCTGGAACAAACTCTTAAAAATGATGAGAACATGTCCATTGAAGAATAA
- a CDS encoding metal ABC transporter substrate-binding protein — protein MKKNIFFLSLILLLSIASGSCKRISNKNETKEVILASFTVLADIINNIAKDDFIVRSITKPGVEVHGYQPTPSDLVNASNAFVFIDNGFGFELWAEKFVSNLKVKRITVAEDLDPIFISEDFYKGKPNPHAWISPKRGILYVDIIVDSLSELRPSKRTLFEENGKIYKDKLSKIDKEFSLFINNLNKDRRYLVSCEGAFSYLTNDYGLEEVYLWPVNAESQITPKKMARTISLVKEKNVPSVFCESTVSNESQMVVANETGANFGGNLFVDSLSDDSGPASSYMKMLEHNLELIKKGLF, from the coding sequence ATGAAAAAAAATATATTTTTTTTAAGTTTGATACTTCTGCTTTCTATTGCTTCAGGCTCATGCAAGAGAATATCAAATAAAAATGAAACTAAAGAAGTAATACTGGCAAGTTTCACTGTTTTGGCGGATATAATTAACAATATCGCTAAAGATGATTTTATTGTTAGATCAATAACGAAACCTGGAGTTGAAGTTCATGGCTATCAACCAACTCCAAGCGATTTGGTAAATGCCTCTAATGCTTTTGTTTTTATTGATAATGGATTTGGATTTGAATTATGGGCTGAAAAATTTGTTTCTAATTTAAAAGTTAAAAGAATTACTGTCGCGGAAGATTTGGATCCTATTTTTATTAGTGAAGATTTTTATAAAGGGAAACCCAATCCTCATGCCTGGATTTCTCCAAAAAGAGGGATCCTATACGTAGACATTATCGTGGATTCTTTATCAGAATTGAGGCCATCCAAAAGGACATTATTTGAAGAAAATGGAAAAATTTATAAAGATAAACTATCCAAAATAGATAAAGAATTCTCACTTTTTATTAATAACTTAAACAAAGACAGGAGGTATCTAGTAAGTTGTGAAGGTGCTTTTTCGTATCTAACAAATGATTATGGATTAGAGGAAGTTTATTTGTGGCCAGTTAATGCTGAGAGTCAAATTACTCCCAAAAAAATGGCAAGAACAATCTCACTAGTTAAAGAAAAAAATGTTCCATCTGTATTTTGCGAAAGTACTGTAAGTAATGAATCTCAAATGGTAGTTGCAAACGAAACTGGGGCTAATTTTGGAGGAAATCTTTTTGTTGATTCATTATCTGATGATAGTGGTCCTGCTAGTTCATATATGAAAATGCTTGAGCATAATTTGGAATTGATAAAAAAAGGACTTTTTTGA
- a CDS encoding DUF4336 domain-containing protein, producing the protein MIVVDETLNKKWNWWPLFPLYPYGNKKTILKELITDQIWSLEQIQGLYYVAVPIRMTVIKVDNGLMLINPLPPTKELINELEKLIAIHGKVKTIILPSASGLEHKIGLPGLSRTFKDAEIWLCPGQWSFPINLPLDFLGIPSKRSRILFEEGTPHTNYFKWSSLGPLNLGLGRYQEISCFHYPTKTLHVTDAIVGIDSTPPEIFDFDPTPLLFHSRERGDEPLIDSIEHRKKGWKRLVLFSSFLKPGKLNIPPLKNIFKYSFKKDLRNWRSHFGIYPFLWDEDWESSLVEIMGKDTPKIQIAPVLQKLIFPRSKEVLLKWLENIKCFEDMEYLIPAHFTAPIKFTIEDCQKLINEINSQKWDKLPEDNKFLMGLYKKLFELGIIPEEVNL; encoded by the coding sequence ATGATTGTGGTGGATGAAACTTTAAATAAAAAGTGGAATTGGTGGCCATTATTCCCCTTATATCCTTATGGAAACAAGAAAACAATTCTAAAAGAATTAATTACTGATCAAATATGGTCCTTGGAACAAATACAGGGACTTTATTATGTTGCGGTCCCAATAAGAATGACAGTAATAAAGGTCGATAATGGATTGATGCTAATAAACCCACTACCCCCAACAAAAGAATTAATAAATGAGTTAGAAAAATTAATTGCGATTCATGGCAAAGTAAAAACAATAATTCTACCGAGTGCATCTGGACTAGAACATAAAATTGGACTGCCAGGTCTTTCAAGAACTTTTAAAGATGCGGAAATTTGGCTTTGTCCTGGACAATGGAGTTTTCCCATAAATCTACCACTAGATTTTTTGGGAATTCCATCAAAAAGATCAAGAATACTGTTTGAGGAAGGTACTCCACACACAAACTACTTTAAATGGTCTTCATTAGGCCCTCTGAATTTAGGACTTGGAAGATATCAGGAGATAAGCTGTTTCCATTATCCTACAAAAACACTTCATGTGACAGACGCAATAGTTGGAATAGACTCCACACCACCTGAGATATTTGATTTTGATCCAACTCCACTTCTTTTTCATTCTAGAGAGAGAGGAGATGAACCTTTGATTGATTCCATCGAACATAGAAAAAAAGGATGGAAAAGGTTAGTCTTGTTTTCATCTTTTTTAAAACCAGGTAAATTAAATATTCCACCTTTAAAAAATATATTTAAGTATTCATTCAAAAAAGATCTGAGGAATTGGAGATCTCATTTCGGTATTTATCCCTTTTTATGGGACGAAGATTGGGAATCTTCTCTTGTTGAAATAATGGGTAAAGATACTCCTAAGATTCAAATTGCACCAGTTTTACAGAAATTAATTTTTCCGCGTTCAAAAGAAGTTTTACTCAAATGGTTAGAAAATATCAAGTGTTTTGAAGATATGGAATATTTAATTCCAGCTCATTTTACGGCCCCTATAAAATTTACAATAGAAGATTGTCAAAAATTAATTAATGAAATTAATTCCCAAAAGTGGGATAAACTTCCTGAGGATAATAAATTTTTGATGGGTTTATATAAAAAGTTGTTTGAACTAGGAATAATTCCTGAAGAAGTAAATCTTTAA
- a CDS encoding metal ABC transporter ATP-binding protein translates to METINYQNFRIEAENICVDYNGKVALYDANLRLQPGQICGLVGMNGAGKTTFFNALTGFVNISKGKIRINGESVRSAQKDQTIAYVPQNEGIDSQFPISVWDVVMMGRYGSMNIFRCPRESDVQAVKDAIERVDLTDHLSTPIGNLSGGQRKRTFLARAIAQRASILLLDEPFSGVDIRTEKLISELFIQFKNEGKTILLSTHDMIHVREFCDLVLLINKTVVAYGETSEVFTPENITTTFGGISPDFLFGPES, encoded by the coding sequence ATGGAAACAATCAATTATCAAAACTTTAGGATTGAGGCAGAGAATATTTGCGTAGATTACAACGGTAAGGTGGCTTTGTATGATGCCAATTTAAGATTGCAACCTGGCCAGATTTGTGGGTTAGTAGGGATGAACGGGGCTGGTAAAACAACTTTCTTTAATGCTTTAACTGGATTTGTAAATATTTCAAAGGGAAAAATTAGAATAAATGGAGAGTCTGTAAGATCTGCTCAAAAAGATCAGACAATTGCTTATGTTCCTCAAAATGAGGGAATTGATAGTCAATTTCCAATAAGTGTTTGGGATGTAGTGATGATGGGAAGATATGGTTCGATGAATATTTTTAGGTGTCCTAGAGAGTCTGATGTTCAGGCGGTTAAAGATGCTATTGAGAGAGTTGATCTTACTGATCATTTATCTACTCCTATTGGAAACTTATCTGGAGGTCAGAGAAAACGAACTTTTTTAGCTAGAGCAATTGCGCAAAGAGCATCAATACTTCTTCTTGATGAGCCTTTTTCAGGTGTTGATATAAGAACTGAAAAACTTATCTCGGAATTATTTATTCAATTTAAAAATGAGGGGAAAACTATATTATTATCAACGCATGATATGATTCATGTCCGTGAATTTTGTGATTTGGTTCTTTTAATAAATAAAACTGTTGTAGCTTATGGTGAAACCTCTGAAGTGTTTACCCCTGAAAATATTACAACCACTTTTGGAGGGATCTCACCTGATTTCTTGTTTGGACCTGAATCCTAA
- a CDS encoding YcjF family protein, protein MFDISKDNLLKDFIKFPKKNFLIILLLLGFGEWFVSDLIHFAGGSIGFFALCLGGYFYLKNDKPKFNEPNNLDGWINLCNEDLNFFEELEATNELEKQNSKRQKILESILNRCEKEKISCIGQKDYQSFQTALKSNFKADKFDFDLYEKLPKYNSSQVIPEEALKSDAILYFIKLPLSANDFLWLEKFPKNMPIWLVALTSNQIEAKNQIEDLKSQISSDFVNKIITFDVNKSEITNIPFSLRKFFISSSKNIENTKKRLLKELHAAWQSEIEGIRRMQLKDIQRKNQILVATTVFLSPIPSIDVMAMTVLNSLMIKEIKSIWGCNWTPEILDKVSKEILKTAIAQGVIEWSGQTLIGITKLHGPNWLVSGTFQAVSAAYLTRVVSSSLADFMAITKGVEEPDLDFIKKNSEKIVEEAFEKEKINWRGFISDLRKPLMKLSFNS, encoded by the coding sequence GTGTTTGATATTAGTAAAGACAACCTTTTAAAGGATTTCATAAAGTTTCCAAAAAAAAATTTTCTTATTATTTTATTATTGTTAGGTTTTGGGGAATGGTTTGTTAGTGACTTAATTCATTTTGCAGGAGGCTCAATAGGATTTTTTGCGTTGTGTTTGGGTGGATATTTTTACTTGAAGAATGATAAACCTAAATTTAATGAGCCAAATAATTTAGATGGTTGGATAAATCTATGTAATGAAGATTTAAATTTTTTTGAAGAACTTGAAGCAACAAATGAATTAGAAAAACAGAATTCAAAAAGACAAAAAATACTTGAATCTATTCTTAATAGATGTGAAAAAGAAAAAATAAGTTGCATTGGACAAAAAGATTATCAAAGTTTTCAAACTGCTTTGAAAAGTAATTTCAAAGCAGATAAGTTTGACTTTGATTTATACGAAAAACTGCCTAAATACAATTCTTCTCAAGTTATTCCAGAAGAAGCTTTAAAGAGTGATGCAATCTTGTATTTTATAAAATTGCCTTTGTCGGCAAATGATTTTTTGTGGCTGGAAAAGTTTCCTAAAAATATGCCAATCTGGTTGGTGGCTTTAACTTCAAACCAAATAGAAGCCAAAAATCAAATAGAAGACCTAAAGTCTCAAATCTCAAGTGACTTTGTAAACAAAATTATTACTTTTGATGTGAATAAGAGTGAAATAACAAATATACCTTTTTCTTTAAGGAAGTTTTTCATAAGTTCATCTAAAAATATTGAAAATACAAAAAAAAGGCTCTTGAAAGAACTTCATGCCGCCTGGCAATCTGAAATTGAAGGTATAAGAAGGATGCAGTTAAAAGATATACAAAGAAAAAATCAAATTCTTGTTGCAACGACTGTTTTCTTATCTCCTATCCCATCAATTGATGTTATGGCAATGACAGTATTAAATTCTTTAATGATTAAAGAAATTAAGTCTATATGGGGATGTAATTGGACTCCTGAAATTTTAGATAAAGTATCCAAAGAGATTTTAAAGACTGCAATTGCTCAGGGAGTTATTGAATGGAGTGGACAGACTCTAATTGGCATAACAAAATTACATGGACCAAATTGGCTTGTCTCTGGAACATTTCAGGCTGTCAGTGCTGCTTATTTAACAAGAGTAGTATCAAGTTCTTTGGCTGATTTTATGGCAATAACAAAAGGAGTAGAAGAACCTGATTTGGATTTTATAAAGAAAAATTCTGAGAAAATTGTTGAAGAAGCTTTTGAAAAAGAAAAAATAAATTGGAGAGGATTTATTTCTGATCTCAGAAAACCACTTATGAAACTATCTTTTAATTCATAA
- the lepB gene encoding signal peptidase I: protein MSTTQEKRNSILKDLKNLLIWISIALIIRWQVIEPRWIPSGSMLPTLQIQDKILVEKVTPKITSKSNLSKLKNKIVVFNVPEQLINAGYEADTALIKRVIGIPGDKVEVREGNLYLNDIAQKNYVFDKNINYSIGPFIVPEESLWVMGDNRNNSMDSHIWGFLPYEKVIGKAIFRYWPFNKIGPIRFPALNNLD, encoded by the coding sequence ATGTCTACAACTCAAGAAAAAAGAAACTCAATACTAAAGGATTTAAAAAATCTTTTAATCTGGATATCTATAGCTTTAATTATACGATGGCAGGTTATAGAGCCAAGATGGATCCCATCTGGTTCAATGCTTCCAACTCTTCAAATACAAGATAAAATTCTTGTTGAGAAGGTAACCCCCAAAATCACTTCCAAATCAAATCTTTCAAAATTAAAAAATAAAATAGTTGTTTTTAACGTTCCGGAACAATTAATTAATGCTGGTTACGAAGCAGATACTGCACTAATAAAAAGAGTAATTGGAATACCTGGAGACAAAGTAGAAGTAAGAGAAGGTAACCTTTACTTAAATGATATTGCTCAAAAAAATTACGTTTTTGACAAAAATATTAATTATTCTATAGGGCCTTTTATTGTCCCAGAAGAGTCATTATGGGTGATGGGAGATAATAGAAATAACAGTATGGACTCACATATTTGGGGATTTTTACCCTATGAAAAGGTTATTGGTAAAGCTATTTTTAGATATTGGCCGTTTAATAAAATTGGACCTATTCGGTTCCCTGCCCTTAATAATTTAGATTAA
- a CDS encoding metal ABC transporter permease: MELCSFLTLDSFITDPLTHDFMRKALLMSSLVAAVCGFLSSYLTLKGWALMGDAVSHSVMPGVVVAYALGLPFSLGAFIFGVGSVALIGFIKQKSRVKEDTVIGLVFTGFFALGIVLVSKIKSNIDLHSILFGSPLGISLSDVKQTIFICLLVVILLSIFRKDLMLYCFDPRHAKTVGINVFFLHYLLLTCLSLAAVVGLQSVGIILVVAMLITPGATAYLLTDRFDNMTVISVLSAIISSLIGIYVSFWFDLETGGSIVLAQTFIFLFAFLFAPRYGIFKLKKLFAGYK, translated from the coding sequence ATGGAACTCTGTTCTTTTTTAACTTTAGATTCATTCATCACAGATCCTTTAACTCATGACTTTATGAGAAAAGCACTTCTTATGAGTTCATTAGTTGCAGCTGTTTGTGGTTTTCTATCAAGTTATTTGACTCTTAAAGGATGGGCTTTAATGGGAGATGCAGTGTCACATTCCGTAATGCCTGGTGTTGTGGTTGCTTATGCATTAGGTCTTCCTTTCTCATTAGGGGCATTTATCTTCGGAGTTGGGTCTGTAGCATTGATAGGGTTTATTAAGCAGAAATCCAGAGTAAAGGAAGATACTGTCATTGGGTTAGTATTTACTGGATTTTTTGCTCTTGGAATAGTATTGGTTTCTAAGATTAAAAGTAATATTGATCTGCACTCAATTCTTTTTGGTAGTCCATTAGGAATATCACTTTCAGATGTAAAACAAACTATATTTATTTGTTTATTGGTAGTGATCCTTTTATCAATTTTTAGAAAAGATTTAATGCTTTATTGTTTTGATCCTAGGCATGCAAAAACAGTTGGAATTAATGTATTTTTTCTTCATTATTTACTCCTCACATGCTTATCTTTGGCCGCTGTTGTTGGCTTGCAGTCTGTTGGAATTATTTTGGTAGTTGCAATGTTGATTACACCAGGGGCTACAGCATATTTACTTACGGATAGGTTTGATAATATGACAGTAATTTCAGTATTAAGTGCAATTATCTCAAGCCTTATAGGAATCTATGTTAGTTTTTGGTTTGATCTTGAAACAGGTGGATCAATTGTCTTAGCACAAACTTTTATATTTTTATTTGCTTTTTTATTCGCTCCAAGATACGGAATATTTAAGTTAAAGAAATTATTTGCTGGGTATAAATGA
- a CDS encoding glucokinase, with protein MNFLACDLGGTKVLLGIFEKLINDDSPKLIFKKKYISSEWDSFDLILEDFLKNECKNIAHPSSACFAVAGPLSNNNAKIINLSWNISGNTLQKKFNLKSCELINDFAVQIYGIPYLKKDQYSTIQNGSYSGVANNDFHTIVGAGTGLGIARGIISGSNVKVLASEGGHIEYSPKSELEWELKVWLKNSLNVERISCERIVSGTGLSRIAEWRLSKSDAKNHPLQKYFKEVKISDALRKELPEKICNLSKEGDQLMIEVERIWLGAYSSLLGDVALQELCFGGLWISGGTAPKHFKNFKSNLFTKQFFDKGRLKDILKTIPINVILDEEFGLFSAACRAKMLIKTT; from the coding sequence ATGAATTTTCTCGCTTGTGATTTAGGAGGTACAAAGGTTCTTTTGGGAATCTTCGAAAAATTAATAAATGATGACTCGCCTAAATTAATATTCAAAAAGAAATATATATCTTCTGAATGGGATTCTTTTGATCTAATCCTAGAAGATTTTCTTAAAAATGAATGCAAAAATATTGCTCATCCTTCTTCTGCATGTTTCGCAGTAGCTGGTCCTTTATCTAACAACAATGCAAAAATAATAAACTTATCGTGGAATATTTCTGGAAATACATTACAAAAGAAATTTAATTTAAAAAGCTGCGAACTAATAAATGATTTTGCAGTACAAATTTATGGAATACCTTATTTAAAAAAGGATCAATATTCTACCATCCAAAATGGGTCCTATTCTGGAGTTGCTAATAATGATTTTCATACCATTGTTGGTGCCGGTACTGGTTTGGGAATTGCAAGAGGCATAATTTCAGGAAGTAACGTAAAAGTTTTAGCTAGTGAAGGGGGGCATATTGAATACTCGCCAAAGTCAGAATTAGAATGGGAACTAAAGGTTTGGCTCAAAAATTCTTTAAATGTTGAAAGGATATCTTGTGAGAGAATTGTAAGTGGTACTGGTTTATCAAGAATTGCCGAATGGAGACTTAGCAAATCTGATGCTAAAAACCATCCACTACAAAAATATTTCAAAGAAGTTAAAATTTCTGATGCCTTGAGAAAAGAACTACCAGAAAAAATTTGTAATCTTTCTAAAGAAGGTGATCAGCTAATGATTGAAGTTGAGAGGATTTGGTTAGGCGCATATTCCTCCTTATTGGGAGATGTCGCGCTTCAAGAATTATGCTTTGGTGGGTTATGGATTTCTGGAGGAACTGCTCCAAAACATTTCAAAAACTTTAAATCGAATTTATTTACGAAACAATTTTTTGATAAAGGAAGATTAAAAGATATTCTTAAAACAATACCTATTAACGTAATTTTAGATGAAGAATTTGGACTTTTTAGTGCAGCCTGTAGAGCAAAAATGCTTATAAAAACTACGTAA
- the thrS gene encoding threonine--tRNA ligase — translation MPIITLPDGSKKVFEKSVTILEIAQSIGAGLAKATIAGKVNDVLLDATIPINKDSEVVIITSKDKEGIEIIRHSFAHLIGHAVKQIYSDIKMAIGPVIEDGFYYDIFSEYRFTPEDLIKIENRINKLIKTNYDVEILQVSKEEAIKTFKERDETFKLRIIEEIPEEGLINLYKHEEYIDMCRGPHVPNTRHLRHFKLLKLSGSYWRGNSENESLQRIYGTAWAKEKELKDYLTRIEEAEKRDHRKLGKKHSLFHIQEESPGMIFWHPNGWTIYQVLEKYIREILKKNDYLEIKTPQAVDKSLWEKSGHWEKFREDMFTTASENRTYAIKPMNCPCHIQVFNQGLKSYKDLPIRLAEFGSCHRNEPSGALHGLMRVRNFTQDDAHIFCTEEQIQEEVSTFIDLVFEVYKTFGFNEIIIKLSTRPEKRVGSEEIWDKSEEALTKALDNKNLKWELQPGEGAFYGPKIEFSLKDCLNRVWQCGTIQVDFSMPIRLDATYVDIDNEKRNPVMLHRAILGSFERFIGILIEQYEAKFPIWLAPYQIILLSITDRNNEKCLRFNKLIKNNGYRSKVDIRNEKIGYKIREATLGRVPLIAVIGDKEEEINSVALRALDGTNLGILNLNDLFKLMDKLIEKKGRIE, via the coding sequence ATGCCAATAATTACCTTGCCTGATGGTTCAAAAAAGGTTTTCGAAAAATCTGTAACTATTCTAGAAATTGCCCAGAGTATAGGCGCTGGATTAGCTAAAGCAACAATTGCTGGGAAAGTAAATGATGTTCTTCTTGATGCAACAATTCCCATAAATAAAGATTCCGAAGTTGTAATCATCACATCAAAAGATAAAGAAGGAATTGAAATAATAAGACATTCTTTCGCTCATCTTATTGGTCATGCAGTTAAACAAATTTACTCTGATATAAAAATGGCGATTGGTCCTGTGATTGAAGATGGTTTTTATTACGATATTTTCTCTGAATACAGATTTACTCCTGAAGATTTAATAAAAATCGAAAATAGAATTAATAAATTAATAAAAACAAACTATGACGTTGAAATTTTACAAGTTTCTAAAGAAGAGGCAATTAAAACTTTTAAAGAAAGAGATGAGACTTTTAAATTAAGAATAATTGAAGAAATTCCTGAAGAAGGACTCATAAATTTATATAAGCACGAAGAATATATCGATATGTGTAGAGGGCCTCACGTACCTAACACGAGACATTTGAGACACTTTAAATTACTTAAATTGTCAGGTTCATACTGGAGAGGTAATAGCGAAAATGAATCATTACAGAGAATATATGGAACTGCATGGGCTAAAGAAAAAGAACTCAAAGATTATTTAACAAGAATTGAAGAGGCGGAGAAAAGAGATCATAGAAAACTTGGGAAAAAACATTCACTTTTTCATATACAGGAAGAATCTCCAGGCATGATTTTTTGGCATCCAAATGGATGGACAATCTACCAAGTCTTGGAAAAATACATAAGGGAGATACTTAAAAAAAATGATTATTTAGAAATTAAAACCCCACAAGCTGTTGATAAATCTCTTTGGGAAAAATCGGGTCATTGGGAAAAATTTAGAGAAGATATGTTCACTACCGCATCAGAAAATAGAACTTATGCAATTAAACCAATGAATTGTCCATGCCATATTCAAGTATTTAATCAAGGTTTAAAAAGTTATAAGGATTTACCTATTCGTCTTGCTGAATTCGGTTCTTGTCACAGAAATGAGCCCTCTGGAGCACTACACGGATTGATGAGAGTAAGAAACTTTACTCAAGATGATGCGCACATATTTTGTACAGAAGAGCAAATCCAAGAAGAGGTATCTACTTTTATCGATCTTGTTTTCGAGGTTTATAAAACTTTTGGTTTTAATGAAATCATTATTAAATTATCAACTCGTCCTGAAAAAAGGGTAGGTAGTGAAGAGATTTGGGATAAATCAGAAGAGGCTCTTACAAAAGCTCTCGATAATAAGAATCTTAAATGGGAGCTACAACCCGGAGAAGGTGCTTTTTATGGTCCAAAAATAGAATTCTCGTTAAAAGATTGTCTAAATAGAGTCTGGCAATGCGGAACTATTCAGGTTGATTTCTCAATGCCTATTAGATTGGATGCAACATATGTAGATATTGATAATGAAAAAAGAAACCCAGTAATGCTTCATAGAGCAATTTTAGGATCCTTTGAAAGATTTATCGGAATCTTAATTGAACAATATGAGGCGAAATTCCCAATTTGGCTCGCTCCTTATCAAATAATTTTATTAAGCATTACCGATAGAAATAATGAAAAGTGTTTAAGGTTTAATAAATTAATAAAAAATAATGGTTACCGTTCTAAAGTTGATATTAGGAATGAAAAAATAGGATATAAAATTAGAGAGGCAACTCTTGGGAGAGTTCCATTAATTGCAGTTATTGGGGATAAAGAAGAGGAAATCAATTCGGTCGCATTAAGAGCTTTAGATGGAACAAATTTAGGAATTTTAAATCTAAATGATCTTTTCAAATTGATGGACAAACTTATAGAGAAGAAAGGAAGAATAGAATAA